One Azospirillum brasilense DNA window includes the following coding sequences:
- a CDS encoding HNH endonuclease family protein: MARRRSGAPRGGRRGRPLTLGGLVAVLLVLAAVYAAERFHLVPPGTLDSIFGEEKTQRQRPIPRPVPDTSIDYAAVAAQLDRIRVEEERRRGYVRDEWPHWLTIDSKCLNTREQVLIRDSVKPAKLSANGCSVLSGVWNDPYTGETFTEPKQVDIDHRVPLEETYASGGYDWPREKRAAYANDLSDPLTLVTVSAAANRAKGSKGPEDWLPPREEYICAYVAGWIAVKARWELTMDERERVTVGNILSDCRRTAVGNRPAR, from the coding sequence ATGGCGCGACGGAGAAGCGGAGCACCGCGGGGCGGCCGGAGGGGCCGTCCGCTGACGCTGGGCGGGCTGGTCGCCGTTCTGCTGGTGCTGGCCGCGGTCTATGCGGCGGAGCGCTTCCACCTCGTCCCGCCCGGCACGCTGGATTCCATCTTCGGGGAGGAGAAGACCCAGCGCCAACGGCCCATCCCCCGTCCCGTCCCCGACACCAGCATCGACTACGCGGCGGTCGCCGCCCAGCTCGACCGCATCCGGGTGGAGGAGGAGCGCCGCCGCGGCTATGTGCGGGACGAGTGGCCGCACTGGCTGACCATCGACTCCAAATGCCTGAACACGCGCGAGCAGGTGTTGATCCGCGATTCCGTAAAGCCGGCGAAGCTTTCGGCCAACGGCTGTTCGGTGCTGTCCGGCGTGTGGAACGATCCCTACACCGGCGAAACCTTCACCGAACCAAAGCAGGTGGACATCGACCACCGCGTGCCGCTGGAGGAGACCTACGCCAGCGGCGGCTACGACTGGCCGCGGGAGAAGCGCGCGGCCTACGCCAACGACCTGAGCGACCCGCTGACCCTCGTCACCGTCTCGGCCGCGGCAAACCGCGCCAAGGGCTCGAAGGGGCCGGAGGACTGGCTGCCGCCGCGCGAGGAGTACATCTGCGCCTATGTGGCGGGCTGGATCGCCGTGAAGGCGCGCTGGGAGCTGACCATGGACGAGCGGGAGCGCGTCACCGTCGGCAACATCCTGTCCGACTGCCGCCGCACCGCCGTGGGGAACCGGCCGGCCCGCTGA
- a CDS encoding LysR substrate-binding domain-containing protein, translating to MREMDLGLLRTFASVVDAGGFTRAGERVHKTQSTVSQQIRRLEEQVGLPLLDRNNRAVALTDDGERLLGYARRLLALNDEANAVLSGRPAAEVVRLGVPEDYAVERLPRLLADFARANRRLRLDVRCDLSVRLRADVECGDLDIALVKQEPGRPGALRAWREPLCWVGPAAEDLHREDPLPLVLFPQGCVYRNRAVHELERAGRRWRVAYSSPNHAGVRAAVSGGLGVSVLPHSALPAGARFLGVADGLPALPETELALLTGSTARGAGVEMVTGLLMESLPEPVWA from the coding sequence ATGCGCGAGATGGATCTGGGCCTGTTGCGCACCTTCGCCTCGGTGGTGGACGCCGGCGGCTTCACGCGGGCCGGGGAGCGGGTGCACAAGACGCAATCGACGGTCAGCCAGCAGATCCGCCGGCTGGAGGAGCAGGTCGGCCTGCCGCTCCTCGACCGCAACAACCGCGCCGTCGCGCTGACCGACGACGGCGAGCGGCTGCTCGGCTACGCCCGCCGTCTGCTGGCGCTGAACGACGAGGCCAACGCCGTCCTGTCCGGACGACCGGCGGCGGAGGTGGTGCGGCTGGGTGTGCCGGAGGATTACGCGGTGGAGCGGCTGCCCCGCCTGCTCGCCGACTTCGCGCGGGCGAACCGGCGGCTGCGTCTGGACGTGCGCTGCGACCTGTCGGTGCGGCTGCGCGCGGACGTGGAGTGCGGCGACCTCGACATCGCTCTGGTCAAGCAGGAACCCGGCCGCCCCGGCGCGCTGCGCGCGTGGCGGGAGCCGCTCTGCTGGGTCGGCCCGGCGGCAGAGGACCTGCACCGCGAGGACCCGCTGCCGCTGGTGCTGTTCCCGCAGGGTTGCGTCTACCGCAACCGCGCGGTGCATGAGCTGGAGCGCGCCGGACGGCGCTGGCGGGTCGCCTATTCCAGCCCCAACCACGCCGGGGTGCGCGCCGCGGTGTCCGGCGGGCTGGGCGTCAGCGTGCTTCCCCACAGCGCCCTGCCTGCCGGAGCGCGCTTCCTGGGCGTGGCGGACGGCTTGCCCGCGCTGCCGGAGACGGAACTGGCGCTGCTGACCGGAAGCACGGCGCGGGGTGCCGGGGTGGAGATGGTCACCGGTCTGCTGATGGAGAGCCTTCCGGAGCCGGTGTGGGCGTGA
- a CDS encoding DMT family transporter yields MTHAATHPLPLTDPRAAPLALVVPFCLAWSSAFAAGKIGLADCPPLLLLAFRFLIAGALLAAVAAWRGEYRGMAGRTLGLLALLGLLNHALYLGLSYSGMTYVSSGLTALIVSANPVLTAALAALLLGEAMNRRKALGLALGVAGVALVVRGRLGSGTDAPLGIVLAVGALVALSAGTLLFKRLAPRTGLLAGTGVQVLTAGLALLPIGLLLEDAGSIRLTAGFAGSLVYQALVVSIGGYLLWFRLLQRTSATEASAYHFLMPPLGMLFGWLLLGETVQPWDLLGILPVALGIGLVTRG; encoded by the coding sequence ATGACACACGCCGCCACGCACCCCTTACCCCTGACCGACCCGCGGGCGGCGCCGCTCGCCCTGGTCGTGCCCTTCTGCCTCGCCTGGAGTTCGGCCTTCGCCGCGGGGAAGATCGGCTTGGCCGACTGCCCGCCGCTGCTGCTGCTGGCCTTTCGCTTCCTGATCGCCGGGGCGCTGCTGGCCGCCGTCGCGGCGTGGCGGGGCGAGTATCGGGGGATGGCCGGGCGGACCCTCGGCCTGCTGGCGCTGCTCGGTCTGCTCAACCATGCGCTCTATCTGGGCCTGAGCTACAGCGGTATGACCTACGTTTCCTCCGGCCTGACGGCGCTGATCGTCAGCGCCAACCCGGTGCTGACCGCGGCGCTGGCCGCCCTGCTGCTGGGCGAGGCGATGAACCGGCGCAAGGCGCTGGGGCTGGCGCTGGGAGTGGCCGGGGTGGCGCTGGTGGTTCGCGGGCGGCTGGGCAGCGGGACGGACGCGCCGCTGGGCATCGTGCTGGCGGTCGGCGCGCTGGTGGCGCTGTCGGCGGGAACGCTGCTGTTCAAGCGGCTGGCGCCGCGGACGGGCCTGCTCGCCGGAACCGGCGTGCAGGTGCTGACGGCGGGGCTGGCGCTGCTGCCCATCGGGCTGCTGCTGGAGGACGCCGGGTCGATCCGGCTGACCGCCGGCTTCGCCGGGTCGCTGGTTTACCAGGCGCTGGTGGTGTCGATCGGCGGCTACCTGCTGTGGTTCCGCCTGCTGCAGCGGACGAGCGCCACGGAGGCCAGCGCTTATCACTTCCTGATGCCGCCCTTGGGCATGCTGTTCGGCTGGCTGCTGCTGGGTGAAACGGTGCAGCCTTGGGACCTGTTGGGCATTCTGCCGGTGGCGCTGGGCATCGGGTTGGTGACGCGGGGGTAA
- a CDS encoding Na/Pi cotransporter family protein, whose translation MDILGAVALLLWALRLVRTGVFRWGGAAVRRWVGYGTRNRLAAFLAGVAATIAVQSSTATALMTASMAGQGFMTTSMALAVMLGADVGTSLVARLLAIDLHWLSPCLLLFGGALHALGGEHRGRRALARILVGIGLMLLALKLLGAATLPVRESALVQAMLEALGGEPLFALIVAAALTAAVHSSLATVMLAGSLASAGVIGTETAVALVLGANLGGAIPAVLATSADGAMARRVPLGNLLVRVSGALLALPLVPLAASFLAGMAPLTAVVSAHVAFNAALALLFLPLVTPLARLTEGLLPQPEDAGEDAATPRHLDESALETPSVAIAGAVRETLRLGDLVEDMLRRSLTALRQNDERPIAEVSRADDRVDRLHTALKLYLAKLGRRHLDAEETRRVDDLMAFAINLEHIGDIIDKSLMELAAKRIRHHLHFAPEDFREVEELHRRTVENLRTALGILIGEDRRLARQLIAGKDAVRALERTATARHLDRVRRGDAASIETSALVLDILRDLKRINAHVAAVALPILDQVGELSESRLKVVGLPRLESRDV comes from the coding sequence ATCGACATCCTCGGCGCCGTGGCGCTGCTGCTGTGGGCGCTGCGGCTGGTGCGGACGGGCGTCTTCCGGTGGGGTGGGGCGGCGGTCCGCCGCTGGGTCGGCTACGGCACGCGCAATCGGCTGGCCGCCTTCCTGGCCGGCGTCGCCGCCACCATCGCGGTGCAGAGCAGCACGGCGACCGCGCTGATGACCGCCTCGATGGCCGGGCAGGGCTTCATGACCACCTCCATGGCGCTGGCGGTGATGCTGGGCGCCGATGTCGGGACGAGCCTCGTCGCCCGGCTGCTCGCCATCGACCTGCACTGGCTGTCGCCCTGCCTGCTTCTGTTCGGCGGGGCGCTGCACGCGCTGGGCGGCGAGCATCGCGGGCGGCGGGCGCTGGCCCGCATTCTGGTCGGCATCGGGCTGATGCTGCTCGCCCTGAAGCTGCTCGGTGCGGCCACCCTGCCGGTCCGGGAATCGGCGCTGGTCCAGGCGATGCTGGAGGCGCTGGGCGGCGAGCCGCTGTTCGCCCTGATCGTCGCGGCGGCGCTGACCGCGGCGGTGCATTCCAGCCTCGCCACGGTGATGTTGGCGGGATCCCTGGCCAGCGCGGGGGTGATCGGGACCGAGACGGCGGTCGCGCTGGTCCTGGGCGCCAATCTCGGCGGCGCCATCCCGGCGGTGCTGGCGACGTCGGCGGACGGAGCGATGGCGCGGCGGGTGCCGCTGGGCAATCTGCTGGTCCGGGTGAGCGGGGCGCTCCTCGCCCTGCCGCTGGTGCCGCTAGCGGCGTCCTTCCTGGCCGGCATGGCCCCGCTGACGGCGGTGGTCAGCGCGCATGTCGCGTTCAACGCGGCGCTGGCCCTGCTCTTCCTCCCGCTGGTGACGCCGCTCGCCCGGCTGACCGAAGGGCTGCTGCCCCAACCGGAGGACGCGGGGGAGGATGCGGCGACGCCCCGGCATCTCGACGAGTCGGCGCTGGAGACCCCTTCCGTCGCCATCGCGGGCGCCGTGCGCGAAACTCTGCGGTTGGGCGATCTGGTGGAGGACATGCTGCGCCGCAGCCTGACCGCCCTGCGCCAGAACGACGAACGCCCGATCGCCGAGGTCAGCCGCGCCGACGACCGGGTGGACCGGCTGCACACCGCGCTCAAGCTCTACCTCGCCAAGCTGGGGCGCCGCCATCTCGACGCCGAGGAGACCCGGCGGGTCGACGACCTGATGGCCTTCGCCATCAACCTGGAGCACATCGGCGACATCATCGACAAGAGCCTGATGGAACTCGCCGCCAAGCGCATCCGCCACCACCTGCATTTCGCGCCGGAGGATTTCCGGGAGGTGGAGGAGTTGCACCGCCGCACGGTGGAGAACCTGCGCACGGCGCTCGGCATTCTGATCGGCGAGGACCGGCGGCTGGCCCGGCAGCTCATCGCGGGGAAGGACGCGGTGCGGGCGCTGGAGCGCACCGCCACCGCCCGCCACCTCGACCGCGTGCGCCGCGGTGACGCCGCCAGCATCGAGACCAGCGCCCTGGTGCTCGACATCCTGCGCGACCTGAAGCGTATCAACGCCCACGTCGCCGCGGTCGCCCTGCCGATCCTCGATCAAGTGGGTGAACTCAGCGAAAGCCGCCTGAAAGTGGTCGGGCTGCCCCGGTTGGAAAGCCGCGACGTCTAA
- a CDS encoding NAD-dependent epimerase/dehydratase family protein — MAHYLVTGGCGFIGSHLADRLIGDGHRVTILDDMSTGRLENKPLLAKLVVGDVADPDVVQQAIQGVDGVFHLAAVASVQRSRELWAETHRTNLSGTVTVFEAARSARNGNPVPVVYASSAAVYGDNTATPLREDATTRPLSAYGVDKLGCELHANVAWTIHGVPTTGFRFFNVYGPRQDPSSPYSGVISIFARRVAQGEDVTIFGDGEQVRDFVFVGDVVRFLVKAMERQSQGAEVFNLCTGRPTSLLMLLEVLQELCASRVRRLHQPARAGDIRVSIGDPARLRATFGEGCRFGLLQGLSATLTGEMPR, encoded by the coding sequence ATGGCCCATTATCTCGTGACCGGCGGCTGCGGATTCATCGGATCGCATCTGGCCGACCGGCTGATCGGCGACGGGCACCGGGTCACCATCCTGGACGACATGAGCACCGGCCGGCTGGAGAACAAGCCGCTGCTGGCCAAGCTGGTGGTCGGCGACGTCGCCGATCCGGATGTGGTCCAACAGGCGATCCAGGGGGTGGACGGCGTGTTCCATCTGGCCGCGGTCGCCTCCGTCCAGCGCTCGCGCGAACTGTGGGCGGAAACCCACCGCACCAACCTGTCGGGCACCGTCACCGTCTTCGAGGCGGCGCGCAGCGCCCGCAACGGCAACCCGGTGCCGGTGGTCTACGCCTCCTCCGCCGCGGTCTATGGCGACAACACGGCCACCCCGCTGCGCGAGGACGCCACAACGCGCCCGCTGTCCGCCTACGGCGTGGACAAGCTGGGCTGCGAGCTGCACGCCAACGTCGCTTGGACCATCCACGGGGTGCCGACGACGGGCTTCCGCTTCTTCAACGTCTACGGACCGCGGCAGGACCCGTCCTCCCCCTATTCCGGGGTGATCTCGATCTTCGCCCGCCGGGTGGCGCAGGGCGAGGACGTGACGATCTTCGGTGATGGCGAGCAGGTGCGCGACTTCGTGTTCGTCGGCGACGTCGTGCGCTTCCTCGTCAAGGCGATGGAGCGCCAATCCCAGGGGGCGGAGGTCTTCAACCTGTGCACCGGCCGCCCGACCTCGCTCCTGATGCTGCTGGAGGTCTTGCAGGAGCTGTGCGCCAGCCGGGTGCGCCGCCTGCACCAGCCGGCGCGGGCGGGCGACATCCGCGTATCGATCGGCGACCCGGCCCGGCTGCGCGCCACCTTCGGCGAAGGCTGCCGGTTTGGCCTGCTGCAGGGGCTGAGCGCGACCCTGACCGGGGAGATGCCGCGGTAA
- a CDS encoding response regulator produces MAKVLVVEDSAAVRLAVTEVIEQAGHEVVEAENGRVAITLLDGGAVFDLIVTDVLMPEADGVEVIKAARTRNPGAQVLAMSGGAPNLPAGYALKMAEMFAADAVLYKPFLNEELRKAVARLLSAAGESAAG; encoded by the coding sequence ATGGCGAAGGTGCTGGTCGTTGAGGATTCGGCCGCCGTGCGGCTGGCGGTCACCGAGGTGATCGAACAGGCGGGCCATGAGGTCGTGGAGGCGGAAAACGGCCGCGTCGCCATCACCCTGCTGGACGGCGGCGCCGTCTTCGACCTGATCGTCACCGACGTGCTGATGCCCGAAGCCGACGGGGTGGAGGTCATCAAGGCCGCCCGCACCCGCAACCCCGGCGCTCAGGTGCTCGCCATGTCGGGCGGGGCGCCGAACCTGCCCGCCGGCTATGCCCTGAAGATGGCGGAGATGTTCGCGGCGGACGCCGTGCTCTACAAACCCTTCCTGAACGAGGAGCTGCGCAAGGCCGTCGCCCGCCTGCTGTCCGCGGCGGGGGAGTCCGCCGCCGGCTGA